From a region of the Thermomonas sp. HDW16 genome:
- the ccmA gene encoding heme ABC exporter ATP-binding protein CcmA, whose translation MSDEPIEASPLLAVRGLTFSRDETPIFGPLDFSVDANEALLVQGGNGAGKTTLLRVLAGLLRADAGQMQIDGLPARAESRARHIAYLGHLPGLKADLSALDNLDFLCGLHGRRKAQTPEAAMGIVGLGGFEDAAVRTLSAGQKKRLGLARLWLSPAPLWLLDEPYANLDLDGINLVNRMVQAHLRSGGAALITTHGAYAAPPVRTRLLELGTAA comes from the coding sequence ATGTCCGACGAACCTATCGAAGCCAGCCCCCTGCTCGCCGTACGCGGGCTGACGTTTTCCCGCGACGAGACGCCGATCTTCGGCCCGCTGGATTTTTCCGTGGACGCGAACGAAGCCTTGCTGGTGCAGGGCGGCAACGGCGCCGGCAAGACCACCTTGCTGCGCGTGCTGGCCGGGCTGTTGCGTGCGGACGCCGGCCAGATGCAGATCGACGGTCTGCCCGCACGGGCCGAGTCGCGGGCACGACACATCGCCTATCTCGGCCATTTGCCCGGACTGAAGGCCGATCTCAGCGCATTGGACAACCTCGACTTCCTCTGCGGCCTGCATGGTCGACGCAAGGCGCAGACGCCGGAGGCGGCGATGGGCATCGTCGGCCTGGGTGGTTTCGAGGACGCGGCGGTGCGTACGCTGTCGGCCGGCCAGAAAAAGCGGCTCGGGCTGGCGCGACTGTGGTTGTCGCCCGCGCCGCTGTGGCTGCTGGACGAGCCCTACGCCAACCTCGACCTGGACGGCATCAACCTGGTCAACCGCATGGTGCAGGCGCACCTGCGCAGCGGCGGTGCGGCCCTGATCACTACCCACGGCGCTTATGCGGCGCCGCCGGTGCGAACGCGGCTACTCGAGCTTGGAACGGCCGCATGA
- the ccmB gene encoding heme exporter protein CcmB, whose protein sequence is MMLQAANALIRRDLQLLWARRGDALQPALFALLTVVLFALALGGDARSLAPVASAVLWLAVLLAGLLSLDSLFRGDAEDGSLEQWMLAPVPLWWLVLVRTAMHWVTTALPVIVAVPVLGELLHLPRAQLPVLMISLLLGTPILSLLGAVVAALTVGMRRAGVLVALLALPLYVPVLVFGAGAVAASAQGLDAVGALLLLGAGLVLSLLFAPIVTAAALRIAHN, encoded by the coding sequence ATGATGCTGCAAGCCGCCAACGCGTTGATCCGCCGCGACCTGCAACTGCTGTGGGCACGACGCGGCGATGCATTGCAGCCGGCGCTGTTCGCCCTGCTGACCGTGGTGTTGTTCGCGCTGGCGCTGGGTGGCGATGCACGCTCGCTGGCGCCGGTCGCGAGTGCCGTGCTGTGGCTGGCAGTCCTGCTGGCCGGCCTGCTGTCGCTGGACAGCCTGTTCCGCGGCGATGCCGAGGATGGTTCGCTGGAGCAATGGATGCTGGCGCCAGTGCCGTTGTGGTGGCTGGTGCTGGTGCGCACCGCGATGCACTGGGTGACCACTGCCTTGCCGGTGATCGTTGCAGTGCCGGTGCTGGGCGAGTTGCTGCATCTACCGCGCGCGCAATTGCCGGTACTGATGATCAGCCTGCTGCTGGGCACGCCGATTCTGAGCCTACTGGGCGCGGTGGTGGCCGCACTGACCGTGGGCATGCGCCGCGCCGGCGTGTTGGTCGCCCTGCTCGCGTTGCCCCTGTACGTGCCGGTGCTGGTGTTCGGTGCCGGTGCCGTGGCGGCATCGGCACAGGGGCTGGATGCCGTCGGTGCCTTGCTGTTGCTGGGTGCCGGGCTGGTGCTGTCGCTGCTGTTCGCGCCGATCGTGACGGCGGCGGCACTGCGCATCGCCCACAATTGA
- the azu gene encoding azurin → MTRSIFAVSALALALAACSKSPAPEAPAAAPAETATAAAPATTTAAEAAPAPEAAPAPEPAPAAGTMPATVTDCATTIEANDSMKYNADSITVPASCTQFTINLKHVGKMPITAMGHNVVIAKQADMARIAADGMSVSPEHIKAGDARVIAHTRMIGGGESASVSFDVAKIKGDGPYEFFCSFPGHLALMKGSIAVQ, encoded by the coding sequence ATGACCCGTTCCATTTTCGCCGTCAGCGCGCTGGCCCTGGCGCTTGCTGCCTGCAGCAAGTCCCCGGCACCGGAAGCACCTGCGGCGGCGCCCGCGGAGACTGCCACGGCGGCAGCCCCGGCAACCACGACCGCTGCTGAGGCCGCACCCGCCCCCGAAGCGGCCCCGGCACCCGAACCTGCACCTGCGGCCGGCACCATGCCCGCCACGGTGACCGATTGCGCGACGACGATCGAAGCCAACGATTCGATGAAGTACAACGCCGATTCGATCACGGTGCCCGCCAGCTGCACGCAGTTCACCATCAACCTCAAGCATGTCGGCAAGATGCCGATCACCGCGATGGGCCATAACGTGGTGATCGCCAAGCAGGCCGACATGGCCAGGATCGCGGCCGACGGCATGTCGGTTTCGCCCGAACACATCAAGGCAGGCGACGCACGCGTGATCGCGCACACCAGGATGATCGGAGGCGGCGAATCCGCGTCGGTCAGCTTCGATGTCGCCAAGATCAAGGGTGATGGCCCGTACGAGTTCTTCTGCAGCTTCCCGGGCCACCTGGCCTTGATGAAGGGCAGCATTGCGGTGCAGTGA
- a CDS encoding TetR/AcrR family transcriptional regulator produces the protein MKSPSSNRRYPIRAEASDRAELRIEKFIQAATAVFLEKGYRNARLNDVVARSGGSLSTLYGVFGDKQGLALEIMQRSIVSFGEGLELLYQSELPPEQALQQAAARMIDEILSPGRIVAHRIAVGEGLCVPELRDWFMEHGVAPAEHLLTLYFQREKDNGRLVLDHPAVVANRFYMMVFGSVILRSVMGIIGQEHAEQAKLDAREAVSIFIDGVLPRP, from the coding sequence GTGAAGTCTCCGTCATCCAACCGGCGCTACCCAATCCGTGCCGAAGCCTCGGATCGGGCCGAACTGCGGATCGAGAAATTCATCCAGGCCGCCACCGCGGTCTTCCTGGAAAAGGGTTACCGCAACGCACGCCTGAATGATGTGGTGGCGCGTTCGGGCGGCTCGCTGTCGACGCTCTACGGCGTTTTCGGCGACAAGCAGGGCCTCGCGCTCGAGATCATGCAGCGCAGCATCGTCAGCTTTGGCGAAGGCCTCGAGTTGTTGTACCAGTCCGAACTCCCGCCCGAGCAAGCCCTGCAACAAGCGGCCGCGCGCATGATCGATGAAATCCTGTCGCCGGGCCGGATCGTGGCGCATCGCATCGCGGTGGGCGAAGGCCTGTGCGTACCGGAACTGCGCGACTGGTTCATGGAGCACGGCGTGGCCCCGGCCGAACACCTGCTGACCCTGTATTTCCAGCGCGAGAAAGACAACGGGCGGCTGGTCCTGGATCACCCTGCGGTGGTCGCCAACCGTTTCTACATGATGGTATTCGGCAGCGTGATCCTGCGTTCGGTCATGGGCATCATCGGGCAGGAACATGCGGAACAGGCCAAACTGGATGCGCGTGAAGCCGTGTCCATCTTCATCGACGGTGTGTTGCCCCGGCCATGA
- a CDS encoding DmsE family decaheme c-type cytochrome, translating to MRRILLCLVFILAGAVMLGASWLAPVMAQSADSRSSHVKLPPTHFGNPDGTAHGFADAPGFAFASVASNPLQPTAKPVGEAVCTACHTKEQQNFAHSIHALGMQVAHQANPETPTCEACHGPGSAHAQNPSVKGNIIAFTHDGGTPVAAQTASCLGCHAGGPRDSWMGSVHQRNELSCSDCHNPMTRLAAEGLTAKQSVNETCATCHKDIRQQFNRRSHMPLPEGAVTCVDCHNPHGTLNASLLKTDTVNETCYQCHAEKRGPMLFEHAPVRESCLNCHTPHGSNQHALLVAPVPMLCQQCHSHTRHPNDMFTEGALANGTAPDERLMGRGCLTCHAQIHGSNNPSGPRLHK from the coding sequence ATGCGGCGCATCTTGCTTTGTCTGGTCTTTATCCTTGCTGGTGCCGTGATGCTTGGCGCGAGTTGGCTGGCGCCGGTCATGGCCCAAAGCGCGGACAGCAGATCCAGCCACGTCAAGTTGCCACCCACCCATTTCGGCAACCCGGATGGCACCGCGCACGGCTTCGCCGACGCACCCGGTTTCGCCTTCGCCAGCGTGGCGAGCAACCCGTTGCAACCGACGGCGAAACCGGTCGGTGAGGCCGTCTGTACCGCCTGCCACACCAAGGAACAACAGAATTTCGCCCATAGCATCCATGCACTCGGCATGCAGGTGGCGCACCAGGCCAACCCGGAAACACCCACCTGCGAAGCCTGCCACGGACCAGGTTCGGCGCATGCGCAGAATCCCTCGGTCAAGGGCAACATCATCGCCTTCACCCACGACGGCGGTACGCCCGTCGCCGCCCAGACCGCCAGTTGCTTGGGCTGCCATGCCGGCGGCCCGCGCGACAGCTGGATGGGCTCCGTGCATCAACGCAACGAGTTGTCCTGCAGCGACTGCCACAACCCGATGACGCGCCTCGCTGCCGAAGGCCTGACCGCCAAACAGTCGGTGAACGAAACCTGCGCAACTTGCCACAAGGACATCCGCCAGCAGTTCAACCGCCGCTCGCACATGCCATTGCCGGAAGGCGCGGTGACCTGCGTGGATTGCCACAACCCGCACGGCACCTTGAATGCCTCGCTGCTGAAGACCGATACGGTCAATGAAACCTGCTACCAGTGCCATGCCGAGAAGCGTGGACCGATGCTGTTCGAACATGCGCCGGTGCGCGAAAGCTGCTTGAACTGCCACACCCCGCATGGTTCCAACCAGCATGCGCTGCTGGTGGCGCCGGTGCCGATGCTCTGCCAGCAATGCCATTCGCACACGCGCCATCCGAACGACATGTTCACCGAAGGTGCGTTGGCCAACGGCACGGCGCCGGATGAACGCTTGATGGGACGCGGCTGCCTGACCTGCCATGCCCAGATCCACGGTTCCAACAACCCGTCCGGACCACGACTCCACAAGTAG
- a CDS encoding MtrB/PioB family outer membrane beta-barrel protein — protein sequence MTALMPRPTRPLRLAALAAALSIAATAHAQDSGLGIDLQFGNALDTNGMGSFGCEKDGMSWLHAGSRRTPTGFLSPCAVDWPTFKPTSGDEWSYEGSVGLGYMSLSGDAAATQWRRFNDFDNGVLFDGRLRMQRTVDGSYFDFRASRINEHNQFYRAVFGRAGKYRVQAFIRSTPNVTSGNARSIWDGVGGQHLTLKDGLTPAASTPTEVAAVSAAQPESILRVVRDKQGLGITYFVNQRWSAYFNASHEKREGARPFGGPFFFNYPFPANGGIYEIPRPIDDSTVNINGGARFVGNLWRMDFSYSGSFFRNSFNGFDYEVPFGLYPVVPGTTTPALTKGEFSYEPDNTSHQLRATLTRKLPWNGQFTVNTSLGTTRQDDNLLAPMNCQGQFGITMPVPGFLFDCADWNTTDALSRTTADLRINTQRLDARAVFQPSNAVTVRAQAKYYREDYAGTYFAYNPLTGQWGYIAENGAQGSVVPGEVGIWDGVSAVTRVRNLPLDKETREISMGADWRPDNRNTLGASFTHTAIKRAHREVATTRDNSLGLTWNNRALDWLTLRANYLYLDRSGSDYYYDPYEFTFSTDLPGFVEPAAGLSPHTVAALRKYDVASRTQHKLDLMATFVLPREMTVYASLRADRNDYDAEIGRQKYNTLGASLQWEWQPNTSTTASAWYGYDRSELGFANVNDAAGSDPALGGVTYPEANRWWMNDNQRNNYAGANLRQAIGRTMLDAAWNLTDSRGITSYRFNSPGALVSPALAATANGRFPSMTYRTNTLSLGLTIPVNQRVRMRVFDTYERGRISDWHYLGFDDTQVFDHRVYTDGGPGDYRVNMVGMTVEVAL from the coding sequence ATGACCGCCCTGATGCCACGCCCGACCCGCCCGCTGCGCCTGGCCGCATTGGCGGCCGCATTGTCGATCGCAGCCACTGCACACGCGCAAGACAGCGGGCTGGGTATCGACCTGCAATTCGGCAACGCCCTCGACACCAACGGCATGGGCAGCTTCGGCTGCGAGAAGGACGGCATGAGTTGGCTGCATGCCGGCTCGCGTCGCACGCCGACTGGCTTCCTGTCTCCATGCGCGGTCGATTGGCCCACGTTCAAGCCCACCAGCGGCGATGAGTGGAGCTACGAAGGCAGTGTTGGCCTAGGCTACATGTCGCTCAGCGGAGACGCCGCCGCCACCCAATGGCGGCGCTTCAACGACTTCGACAACGGCGTGCTGTTCGACGGACGCCTGCGCATGCAACGCACGGTGGACGGCAGCTATTTCGATTTCCGCGCCAGCCGCATCAATGAGCACAACCAGTTCTACCGTGCCGTGTTCGGCCGCGCCGGCAAGTACCGCGTGCAGGCGTTCATCCGCAGCACGCCGAACGTGACCAGCGGCAATGCGCGCTCGATCTGGGACGGCGTGGGCGGCCAGCACCTCACCTTGAAGGACGGCCTCACCCCGGCTGCCAGCACTCCTACGGAAGTTGCGGCGGTCTCCGCCGCGCAGCCGGAAAGCATCCTGCGTGTGGTGCGCGACAAGCAGGGACTGGGCATCACCTACTTCGTCAACCAGCGCTGGTCGGCATATTTCAATGCCAGCCACGAGAAGCGCGAAGGCGCGCGTCCGTTCGGCGGCCCGTTCTTCTTCAACTATCCCTTCCCGGCCAACGGCGGCATCTACGAGATCCCGCGCCCGATCGACGACAGCACCGTCAACATCAACGGTGGCGCACGTTTCGTTGGCAACCTGTGGCGGATGGACTTCAGCTACAGCGGTTCGTTCTTCCGCAATTCGTTCAACGGCTTCGATTACGAAGTGCCATTCGGCCTGTACCCGGTGGTACCGGGCACGACAACGCCGGCATTGACCAAGGGCGAGTTTTCCTACGAACCCGACAACACCTCCCACCAGCTGCGCGCCACGTTGACCCGCAAGCTGCCGTGGAACGGCCAGTTCACGGTGAATACCTCGCTGGGCACTACGCGCCAGGACGACAACCTGCTGGCGCCGATGAACTGCCAGGGGCAATTCGGCATCACGATGCCGGTACCCGGGTTCCTGTTCGATTGCGCCGACTGGAACACCACCGACGCGCTTTCGCGCACGACCGCCGATCTCAGGATCAATACCCAGCGCCTGGATGCGCGGGCCGTGTTCCAGCCCAGCAACGCGGTCACCGTGCGTGCGCAGGCAAAGTACTACCGCGAGGACTATGCCGGCACCTACTTCGCCTACAACCCGCTGACCGGACAATGGGGTTACATCGCCGAAAACGGCGCGCAAGGCAGCGTGGTGCCGGGCGAGGTCGGCATCTGGGATGGCGTCTCTGCGGTGACCCGTGTCCGCAACTTGCCGCTGGACAAGGAAACGCGCGAGATCTCGATGGGCGCGGACTGGCGGCCGGACAACCGCAACACGCTCGGTGCTTCGTTCACCCATACGGCGATCAAGCGCGCACATCGGGAAGTCGCCACCACCCGCGACAACAGCCTGGGGCTGACCTGGAACAACCGCGCGCTCGATTGGCTGACCCTGCGAGCCAACTACTTGTACCTGGATCGCAGTGGCAGCGATTACTACTACGACCCCTACGAGTTCACCTTCTCCACCGATCTTCCCGGCTTCGTCGAACCCGCCGCCGGCTTGTCGCCGCATACGGTCGCCGCACTGCGCAAGTACGACGTGGCCAGCCGCACCCAGCACAAGCTGGATCTGATGGCCACTTTCGTGCTGCCGCGCGAGATGACGGTGTATGCCTCGCTGCGCGCAGACCGCAACGATTACGACGCAGAAATCGGGCGGCAAAAGTACAACACCCTGGGCGCCAGCCTGCAGTGGGAATGGCAACCGAACACCTCGACCACCGCCAGCGCCTGGTATGGCTATGACCGTTCCGAACTCGGCTTCGCCAACGTCAACGACGCGGCGGGTTCCGACCCGGCACTCGGCGGTGTCACCTATCCCGAAGCGAACCGCTGGTGGATGAACGACAACCAGCGCAACAACTATGCCGGCGCCAACCTCAGGCAAGCGATCGGCCGCACCATGCTCGATGCGGCGTGGAACCTCACCGATTCGCGCGGCATCACCAGCTACCGTTTCAACAGCCCGGGCGCACTGGTCAGCCCCGCCCTCGCGGCGACGGCGAACGGCCGCTTCCCGTCGATGACCTATCGCACCAACACGCTCTCGCTGGGCCTGACCATTCCGGTCAACCAGCGCGTGCGGATGCGCGTGTTCGATACCTATGAACGCGGCCGCATCTCCGATTGGCACTACCTGGGCTTCGACGACACTCAGGTGTTCGACCATCGCGTCTACACCGACGGCGGCCCGGGCGATTACCGCGTCAACATGGTCGGCATGACCGTGGAGGTGGCGCTATGA
- a CDS encoding c-type cytochrome, with protein sequence MKRLRSGVFTATAFALAAGVLAGVALAQDPTPATAATDAPTDASAAPTAAPAFRDLRRIRPIQGDAAAGLAKSELCAACHGANGVAIAPIFPNLAGQHADYLYWELMEYHSGAMPDSPMAPLAASLSEADMRDLALYYASLPTGRIPAEEGAAPPDPALMARGKQLFTEGDPSKGIPPCQGCHGADAKGFPNANQPDRDGDTPWAVYPMLRGQNAAYLQSRLATFHGQQLHSSTADHVMNGVGQRLDDNDIAAVSTWLSELAP encoded by the coding sequence ATGAAACGCCTTCGCTCCGGGGTGTTCACCGCCACGGCATTCGCACTTGCCGCGGGCGTGCTTGCGGGCGTGGCGCTGGCGCAGGATCCGACACCAGCAACCGCCGCCACCGATGCGCCAACCGATGCCAGCGCAGCACCCACTGCCGCCCCGGCATTCCGCGACCTGCGCCGCATCCGCCCGATCCAGGGCGATGCCGCCGCCGGCCTAGCCAAGTCCGAGCTCTGCGCCGCCTGCCACGGCGCCAACGGCGTGGCGATCGCGCCGATCTTTCCCAACCTGGCCGGCCAGCACGCGGACTACCTGTACTGGGAACTGATGGAATACCACAGCGGCGCGATGCCGGATTCGCCGATGGCGCCGCTTGCGGCAAGCCTGAGCGAAGCCGACATGCGCGATCTGGCGCTGTACTACGCCAGCCTTCCAACAGGCCGTATCCCCGCGGAAGAAGGTGCCGCACCACCGGATCCCGCGCTGATGGCGCGTGGGAAGCAACTGTTCACCGAAGGCGATCCTTCCAAGGGTATTCCTCCCTGCCAGGGCTGCCATGGTGCCGATGCCAAGGGCTTCCCGAACGCGAACCAACCCGATCGCGATGGCGATACGCCATGGGCGGTCTATCCGATGCTGCGTGGGCAGAACGCCGCTTACCTGCAGTCGCGTCTTGCAACCTTCCACGGGCAACAGCTGCACAGCTCCACCGCCGACCACGTGATGAACGGCGTCGGCCAACGCCTGGACGACAACGACATCGCCGCGGTTTCCACGTGGCTATCCGAGTTGGCGCCCTGA
- the azu gene encoding azurin, with protein MQHRLIAIAVLLIASVLPLAGKAATCSVDLTGSDAMKYNMTNIDVSKSCKTFTINLKHIGKMARNVMGHNVVIAKTADMAGIDKDGMTAGLATDYIKAGDARAIAHSKVVGGGESTSIQVPVAKLVAAGAPLSFFCSFPGHSTLMKGTITLKP; from the coding sequence ATGCAACATCGCCTTATCGCCATTGCAGTCCTGCTGATCGCTTCCGTCTTGCCGCTTGCGGGCAAAGCCGCCACCTGCTCGGTCGACCTGACCGGCAGCGATGCGATGAAATACAACATGACCAACATCGACGTCAGCAAGAGCTGCAAGACGTTCACCATCAACCTCAAACACATCGGCAAGATGGCCCGCAACGTGATGGGCCATAACGTCGTCATCGCCAAGACAGCCGACATGGCCGGCATCGACAAGGACGGCATGACCGCCGGCCTGGCCACGGACTACATCAAGGCCGGCGATGCACGGGCCATCGCCCATAGCAAGGTCGTCGGCGGCGGCGAGTCGACCTCGATCCAGGTCCCGGTCGCCAAGCTCGTTGCTGCCGGTGCGCCGCTGTCGTTCTTCTGCAGCTTCCCCGGTCATTCCACCCTGATGAAGGGCACCATCACCCTCAAGCCCTGA
- a CDS encoding heme ABC transporter permease — MNPLVRWLHQLGSPPYFDRFATRWAPWAYLSGLIAMAVGLYGALFVVPADYQQGDSFRILYIHVPAAWMSMAIFGLMALYAAIALIWRIKLCEILAMACAPSGAAFTLITLLTGSIWGKPMWGTWWDWDPRLTTELILLFLYLGVMGLYAAIDDRRNAARAAGFLAIVGVALLPVIRWSVVWWNSLHQGQTINLFGKSHMDPSMLWPLWWMIVGTKLWFVGSLLSRARADNLRREAGKDWVAKLAMGGTR, encoded by the coding sequence ATGAATCCGCTCGTCCGCTGGTTACACCAACTCGGCTCGCCCCCCTATTTCGACCGCTTCGCCACCCGCTGGGCGCCTTGGGCCTATTTGTCGGGCCTGATCGCGATGGCCGTGGGCCTGTACGGCGCATTGTTCGTGGTGCCGGCCGATTACCAGCAGGGCGACAGCTTCCGCATCCTCTACATCCACGTGCCTGCCGCGTGGATGAGCATGGCGATCTTCGGATTGATGGCACTGTACGCCGCCATCGCGCTGATCTGGCGAATCAAGTTGTGCGAAATCCTGGCGATGGCCTGTGCCCCCAGCGGCGCGGCATTCACCCTGATCACGTTGCTCACCGGTTCGATCTGGGGCAAGCCGATGTGGGGCACTTGGTGGGATTGGGATCCACGCCTCACCACCGAATTGATCCTGCTGTTCCTGTACCTGGGCGTGATGGGCCTGTACGCGGCCATCGATGACCGCCGCAATGCCGCGCGCGCCGCCGGCTTCCTGGCCATCGTCGGCGTGGCCCTGCTGCCGGTGATCCGCTGGTCAGTGGTGTGGTGGAACTCGTTGCACCAGGGCCAGACCATCAACCTGTTTGGCAAGTCGCACATGGATCCCAGCATGTTGTGGCCGCTGTGGTGGATGATCGTCGGCACCAAGCTGTGGTTCGTCGGTTCGTTGCTGAGCCGCGCGCGCGCCGACAACTTGCGCCGCGAAGCGGGCAAGGACTGGGTGGCGAAACTCGCCATGGGAGGCACCCGATGA
- a CDS encoding heme exporter protein CcmD, which translates to MSYRDYVIAAYAVFAIILLWDYVVPKLQVRSALRAAHLRTTRASARNTPTELER; encoded by the coding sequence ATGAGTTATCGCGACTACGTGATTGCCGCCTATGCGGTGTTCGCCATCATCCTGCTGTGGGATTACGTCGTGCCGAAGCTGCAAGTCCGCTCCGCGCTGCGGGCCGCGCACCTGCGCACAACGCGTGCAAGCGCGCGCAACACACCCACGGAGCTCGAACGATGA
- the ccmE gene encoding cytochrome c maturation protein CcmE — protein MNPTRKRRLWLVLAVVAAAAIATTLIAMALQRNVAYLYTPSEVLRGEAGQHARFRLGGMVEKGSFRRAPGSLEAHFRVTDGDAQLPVVYNKILPDLFREDQAVVATGTMRDGVFVAEDVLAKHDETYMPKEVADKMGMAHKKHDVQTPPATGATN, from the coding sequence ATGAACCCCACCCGCAAGCGCCGGCTGTGGCTGGTGCTGGCCGTAGTGGCCGCCGCCGCGATCGCCACCACGCTGATCGCGATGGCATTGCAGCGCAACGTCGCCTATCTGTACACGCCCAGCGAGGTGCTGCGCGGTGAAGCCGGCCAGCATGCGCGCTTCCGCCTTGGCGGCATGGTCGAGAAAGGCTCGTTCAGGCGTGCGCCCGGTTCGCTGGAAGCGCATTTCCGGGTGACCGACGGCGATGCGCAACTGCCGGTGGTGTACAACAAGATCCTGCCGGATCTGTTCCGCGAGGATCAGGCCGTCGTCGCGACCGGCACGATGCGGGACGGCGTGTTCGTGGCCGAGGATGTCCTCGCCAAACACGACGAAACCTACATGCCCAAGGAAGTGGCGGACAAGATGGGCATGGCGCACAAGAAACACGATGTACAGACGCCGCCCGCGACCGGGGCCACGAATTGA